From the genome of Toxoplasma gondii ME49 chromosome XII, whole genome shotgun sequence:
CTGGTGGCCTCGACTCGATTCTCATCAACTCGTAGAACGACACAGAATGCTGTCGAAACGTAGCACCCACGCGACTTCTTCGAAAGGACACAGCGCTCCCGTGCGTGTTGTTGAGTGTAGAGAAACGTTTTTAAAGCGGCGTTCGGGAGCCTCTGGCACAGAAATGACGGGCTGACGGTATTCAAGAGTTACGCGCAGTGTCACGTCAATACTTTGTAGTCTCCGTGCACACTTGTGCGTGCAGTTCAACTGGCGAGCGGCGAAATTTCGTTAGACAAAGCTCGCGCGGTTCTCTTGCAAAATATATTTGGAATTACGTCCAGCTACGACAGAGTCTCCACCGTAGAGGCTTAAAAAGTTGATGTTTGACAACTGCAAGAGACTGGTTCGTCAAGTCACGCTTCTCGTTTTAGACAATCAGATCGCTCGTAGCCGTGTGCCTGGTACGGCAGCAATTGAGACGAGGCCGCAACGTTTCCATTTTGCCGAGGCTCAAAGTTAGAAGCAGTACGTTGGATAAGTTCCAATCTTGGAAAACGACCTTATTCGCCCAAAAGTATCGCCTACCAAGCAATCGTCGCTGCACAAGCACACGAACGCTGAGTGAGCATCTTCGGTGCAACCACCCCTGGAATGAGAAGAACGTAATCACGGCAGCAAGCAAGCCCGAAACGAAACTTCAGCAGTTAATCCATGTTTATCAGCGTTTTTAAAAAGTATTCAGCGAACATGTGGTCAGTCAAAGCTGACAGCAAAAACtcagaagcgaaagaaacagagaatgTGTTTACACGATGACAGGACTCTGTCTTAACGTGCGGTAGGTGCTCCTGTTCGTCCAGCCTTGCGCAACACAACCATTCCAGCTCTCTCTTGTCCGAACAGTCCATCCGCCTAATACGCACACAGCGGGTGTTGTTCCCACGACCGATACACAGTTACTAGGATGGACTTCAGATAGGAGAAATCCTCCCACAGGTTCACAAAACATTCTCAGTGACCACGTACGGACATACCACAGTTTTTCTATTCGAAGCAGCAAGTCGTGGTAGTACAAGTCATGATCGCGCTGTCTGTTTCCCTGTTCAGCGCTTGTCCGTAGCTCAAGGTACGTAAGTGTGACTCTTCTGCAGAACTCCTCAGTCTTGCCTGGAGGCAGCTGCTACAGCACTAAAATTGTCTAGTGCGCTTGGACTATCTGTGAGAGGAGTTTCTCAGGTCAAGCCATCATCAAGCTGCGAATGCCCACCTCCCGCCACGCAATTGTCAAACAGGATACCAGATGAAAGCGATAGGCCACCCGCTGTGAGCGTGTCACGAAGGCGACTGGACTTAATGAGTCAATTCTATCAGTGGAAAACGTCACCTAGGACCGGGGCCGGAGATCCTTGTTCCACGAATCGCCGTTTCTCCGCACTCAGTCCATCGGGCAGAACTGATAATGATGCCCACAGTTTTTACCAGGTTGCGGAAAGCGTCGAACCACACTGGCTCCTCGAACGCAGAATGGCTCTGTCGTTTCAGCTTATGACGATTGGAGATTCGTCGTTTGGCTTTCGGGAAGGTGCCGTgacagcagcagcggccTCGTCGTCGTCAGTCGACCCGGCTGGAAGCGAATGAAAGGCGGCAGTGGAAAGCGTTCTTGCCGGTCCGGGCCGCTGTTCAGACTGCAATTCTGCAGAGAACCACGCTTCTGAATTGACTGTCTTGTAGCTGTACCGAAGATCAATGGAACCGTATGTCCCATCGAGGCCACTCTGATGCAAAACACGAAGGCGGGATATGAGGCCTTCCGCTAATCGCGATGCGCTCACATCCTCCTGCCGAGGAATCCTGCCGAACCTCTTTCGCACGCGAGTCCAAAATTTCGTGATCTTCGGCCTGTGCGACACGGCGGAgcggaaaaacgaaaaaaaaacagtgaaGGAGGCTTGCTGGATCTCTCAACAAGCTCCGTCATCTGTCTCGCACAGGATAGCGCAGCAAAGTGAACAACCAAGCAAAACAGCGGTGACGTGGAATTGAAAAGCATGATTCCGAACAACCACAAGAACCCTTCCCAGCTTCTGAAAGCGTCCAGAATGAGACACTGGAATGGCGTAAGTGATAGGGCAAGTTTCCCTTCACAGTCACACGGACACAAAAAAGACAGTTGGGTTCTGGACAGCGACTCGAGCAGTGTGTGTTGCTTGTCGTTCATTGGTGAAAGTGGGCTGCGAGTGCTTCCAAAAGACTGGCTTGGCCTCGTCTAGGTAAAAAAGTCAACCTCATCTTACGTTTTTGCGGCCAGAAGCAACTTGAATGCCTCCGTCAAGTACACGGCAAGCTGATTTGTTCCCTTCAGTGACAGATCCAAACAGCCGAAGTGGTCTGCGACACCACACGAAAGTTCCGGCGAAACAAGCGTCACCATGACCAACGCGCAGCCTCGTCCAGGATACGacggcgtctctcctgtgtacaatccgcgtttctcgagtCCCTCCGCATTTGTCGCAACACCCAGCGTAGCAGCTTGAGCGATGCGTGAACTGCAAGTACAACTGCAGCTAAGCTGTATAGCTCCTCGTAGTCAGCATCCCTGTAACTTTCTAGAGGCTGAAACACGTACTGTGAAAAGGGTCAAATCAGACAAACAAGAACAGCAGCTTCTCTAAATCCTTCACTTATCAAGCGTGTCGTGTGTGTTTCGCCAGTCTCACCTTCCTTCCAGTACCCCCATCGAAGCGCTCTGACCATTCGGTCAGTATTCGTTTGTAGTATATCTCCCACAAGCTTCCGGCCTTCTTTAAAAAACGTGATGACCTCATTTTTGTCAAAAACAGGTTCGTCGATCATCGGTCTGCCTTCAGTCTGGTCGGTCCTGATAATCATACGTTGTGAtttcgcggcttcttcctcatcggCTCCTATTCTCAGGACTAAAAAgttctcgagttcctcttGTACCCGTCCTTGCATGCTGCGGATGgcctcgcttttcctctcaaattcctcttcgctgtccgAGTCGAACAGTTGTATCAAAAGTTCTGGGGCACGAGATCGTCGGCCTCTCGACGTCCTCCCTTTATTGCGCTCTAGTCTGTCGATTGCCACGTCTACTGCCTCGAGACAGCGTTGAAATTCGACCGTGACTATCTCTTTTATTTGGTTGAACGTCTGCCCTTGCACGAAGTTTCCTGACAGACAGTCAAAGGCAGACACGTGAGTCAAGCACAATGTGCACAACGTACGTGTTAGGCTCAGCggtccgttttcttcctcccaagttcgttttctgtgttttctgcaAGGACCTACCTATCTTGCCAAAAAAGTAAACTTTCTCGAAGGACCCTGGAAAAGGACACCACAGCCAGAATCTGCAGTCGAATGAGCCAGGCTGGAGATTGACATGCACACGTGTCTACCCGTGTCCCGGCTCACTATTGGACCAATGAGTCCTTTAAACTTTAACGATTCATTTCGGTGTACCCCACTCAACTCCACCTATTCGAAACGACCACATCAAGAGTTCTCAACTCTTTGTTGTTCACTCGTATGTCGCAGAGTAAGCCACTTGGTGAAGAGCGTCCACACAATCACGGGAGACGCCTGTGGCTGACTTGGTCGCACACTCAGATCACACACGGCCAACCCCGCATCAGCAAAAAAACTTGAGCAGAACCCCACAGAGGACCAGATTCTCAACGCAGTTCACGCGTTGCGATTCCCGCCAAtttcctctgcctttccCCTTGGACGTACCGGAGTGCCACGTGGAAAAAGCAAGTGGTACACGGTGGTGAAAGGACGGCTTGGTTCCACTTCCTTCACGCTCCAAGGTGCCTGCCGTGGTAACAAATCACGGATACCACACTCAGTTGTTATGGTCACAGTTTAGGATCATCCGAAGAGGTAAAGACGCAAGATGGTCCTTGAGCGAGCGCACACGAGTGATGGTCGTGCAAAGACGCTCATGGGTCACTGCCTTGCCAACCGTTATATATAGTTCAGGCATACGACAAAAAGACATCGCGATTTTAGATCAGCTGGCACAGATTATCAAACCGAATACTTTTCGACTGAACTAAATAGTACAGGGTTGAACTATAGACTTGTTTCAATGCCCAAGGCAGAGCACTGGATTGGATACGCAGTGAACTGCGTCCCCACTGATACGAATCATAATCGAAGTCACCAGGCTTGAATCAGTACTCCCCGCAACGTAGAAAGTTGGTCACACAGACTCGCGCCTGTCCGCGGCGCCTCCGACACATACCGTGGATCTTCCGGGCCAGGCTTTCGGAGAAGAGCTGAAGAACGATATCCAAAATAGCAGCGCGTGCCTGTCGTTTTTCCGAGGCTTCAGCTGCCGCCCGTATTCTATCTCCTGTCGCCTGACTTTCAGTACTCTGGGTTTCTtgcgtcgtctcctcgacgTCTGCTGCATCGTTCATCTGTCCTCGTAAATGGACGCTGAGGAGCCGGTCTCGTATGTACTCGACAAGTCGCCAGGGCTGGTCTGAGAACAAGgtaaaaaaaacagagaagtcTAACGACTGAACGAATGTGTGGAGTGTGGACAGGGCCCGAGTTGTGCCATCCATCGATCACAGAACGACCTTGGTGCCTCGACTTTGTGGGCAACTACACTTCTCCATCTCCAGATTTTCAACACAGTCGTTAGGCACGCATCAATTGTCACCTGGCACCTAACAATCGTTGGCCTTGTTCTGCATCCAGCCTGCGTCTGAGAGTCTCCTGCCGTACATGCAGTGATACCAGATGCAACTGCGCAACAACGGTCTCCGCTCTAACTTGCTGCTCTTCTCATTTTCTCACAGCGGAAGGCGGTTTGAATGATCCCCAGAATGACCGTGAAGTGATGCATCGCCTCTCTGTTGAACCCGACGCTGGTCAAGGAGAAGGGCAGGAGTTCTTCCACGTACTGCAGCACGACGTGCTTGAATGCTGGTTCAGATTAATGACACCAAAACGGTATGCTGCGGCTACTGTGTATCACCACCATTTCATAGGCATCGTACCACACGCCTCAGAATCCCTCGATCAAAGCTCGGGCTGCAGAACATTGTTGTATCACTCCGGTGCCCGCCTCCGAGCTAACTTCCTCAGGAGAGAAGCCAAAGGTGGTGCAAGTAATCGGCAAACAAAGTGTGCCATTCTGCCTCACTGCTCTGCTAGTCGGGTGCAGTACCACACTCCTATCTCTGTGAAAGACACCAAACCCTTCTAAAATATACGTAATGAACACTGGAAGTCGGCAACGCAGGTGTTTCAGTCGACTCAGCGCGACATCGAACGGCAATAATTACGACCGCAGAAGTGGATATTACGGCCGACGTACCTTCCTCCCTGACTATTCGGGTTAATCTTGTCAGCTGCGGAAGGCTTGATATGTGTTGGCTGAATTGCTGAACCTCCTTGAGGTCAAACGCTGAAGCTGTTTCCACATCCGTGACAGGAGCTTTTCCGTGTGTAGATCGCCTTTTTTTATGCGATGAATCGAATGTCCCCTGTTTGCTCTTTCTACCATCGCCAGCATCCTGAATTAACTCCGGTGGCACATCTGTTTCAACCGCTGAACTGACGGTTACTcgcgctctttctcttttcgttgACACTGATGGGGAGGTATGCACAAGGAGCGGGGCAGTTGCTTTCGAGGTATGGTCAGAATCTTTCTTATCCATGTTGAACCCACTGTTGTCGCGCCTGTGCATCTCCGCGTTCGCCTTTTTGGCCAGTTTCTCATTCTCTTGATGCATTCTGGCAAAAGCCAGCACCAGCGAACTGTGCTCATTGACCAAAATGTCTAGACCTGCGGAGAGCGCTTCAGGAAACTGCTCGTCCGTCACTCCTCCGTTGACGAATTCGTCGGTGAGTCGAGATAGTGCTACAAATCCTGAAGCATGATTAGTTAACACGACGAACGCGACAAACAGAAGCAAAGTTCTAATCTGGGTAGAGGTACTTCATATCTGAGGCACTGAAGTTTTCACGAACACAACCCAGGTCACAGGAGGCTTTCCAGAGAGCGGCGAGCGCATTGGCCGGATGAATTGAACAGGTACGACTCCGAGCAGCGCACGTAGTAGTGCTGTTGTGTAACGCGTAGACAGTAGGGTTTTTTATAAACGCAACTCTGTCAGTCCGACGAACTTCCCCAGGCGGTGAccgctttctccctctctggcccagaagaaaagtggaaggcACTAACTGGCAGGAGTGACTACTCCTTTTAGTGAGTCACAAGCGGGAGTCAGTCAAGTGACAGTGCAAGTAGGCAGAATGGAGAAAGCAGTTTGTAGCAGTGTCTCGGgtgcaaaggagacagggactGTACAAGTCTTACCGGGAAAATTCATCGGGGCGCACACTGCGTCAGGAAGGCCGAAAAGGGTTCTGCGGACATCCCTCTTGAACCTGAGCGACCCCTGCTCGTGGACGACGGATCGTGCCGCCATTTCCGCGCACAACCTGTCAGCCTCAGCTCGTTCACTTTGAGCCTCGAGTGAACCCTCTTCCTCGGGTGACTGATGAGCGACCGGTGGAGCTGCGGAGGTCGTGCTGGTTAAGAAACGCAACTTGATGTACCTCATAGTGGTGTCGATCTCTACTGCCGGTTCCTGGACTGGGCAATTAGTTCTCTTTTCCATCTGGAGTGCAGGAAGGTTGCTGTCACTCCGCGACCGCCTACTTCTTCCGAGGAGGTTCATCTCGGCAGAAGGTACAGTGAGATGCGCGTTCACCGAGGGTATTCGACGGCCGGTGTGTCGACGACGAGGTCGACTCCGCACACTAACAGGGAAGAAGGTGAAAAACGTTTTCAGCTGCTGCTTCAGGGCACGCGAGTCACTGTGGCCAAAAAACGGGAAATTATTAATACGAATTGTCGCTCTATCTAAAGAGTAGTCGTTGTTGCCGTCCAACGTGACTGCAgcaagaaacaagagacacaCGGTCCCCCCTTTCAAACCACTCAGCAAAAGACTTCGCCATTGCCAGTCCTCTAACGAGCACACCACCACTGCGGTTCCGCGGGGTACCAGAATCTGACAGCTCGCAGTTCGTCGAAATCAGCATTTACAGCTGCTTGAACAAGTGTGGCAGTCTCCCTCCCGAACAATGAGGCTCTGGATTGCCCTTGGCCACGCATGCGCACGGCATCTGCTCCGCTTACATAACAGTTCCTTGTCAATGATTTGATAGGCGCAACTTATGACTGTATCAGCGAGCCAGTTCAACTGGTAGGAGTTCATTTGTGAGCGTTGGGAGGACGTAAGATACGCCTGAATTCGACGCTGGAGAATCGGCGGACTGTTCAGAACTATCGCTGAAAACACAGCCACTCAAAGAAGAGTCGAAAACCCTATAGCGGCGCGCGCGCAAAACGTGTATGCAGTCGCAACTGCGACATGTGTCATTCAGTTCTGCCTCCTGCTAGTGGTCCTTGTGGTACCGCCTCCGGTGCGAGTAACATGCAGCAAGTTCCACCGTGCGTTTTCACGGATCGCCACAGCCTCCCTGTCAACAAGGGCCAGCGGGCCCCCTTTCCCATCGATGTCAACAAGATGGGACTCGGTCCACCATGCAGCACGCTTTGCTGGCGCAAAAACGGGTCGGTGATGGAGTTGAAGTATCTGCACACAGATTACTGAGAGGTCAAAGTGGAATCGTCGACGACGCAGGAAAACGGTGCCACGGGCAATGTCGTTGCATAGTGTGTAAGTAAACCGAAGGACTTACGGTCATTtgagacaaggaaagaaagtGTTCTGGAAAGGGACCGTTGCTCGGAAGATTTGAAGCGGACCCAGCCTCCGGGGAATTTGTTCAGGTCATCTGCTTGATACCTGGTGATTGCTTTGTTTATCAACATTGCAAGATCTCTTCTCCCATCTGcaacacagaagagaacCTCAGCACGGCTATACATTCGTTGATAT
Proteins encoded in this window:
- a CDS encoding hypothetical protein (encoded by transcript TGME49_300220~Predicted trans-membrane domain (TMHMM2.0):12-35:412-435:438-456:687-710), encoding MGKVSAESVKARLTNLAVSFVAASCVVLTVCLFLVERSHARRVRLSSASSSSLEFHSLVNRLRNFEERVPQVAKYDVTSVFREGLPAQEAEVRNVEWPQFFLRQLSFQPLHPADATQPRGGAENVAAEGRMLSDEGASTEPETRKRGETSHVYGGLPHGRLNNVIAQLNRDVVVPNISSLAETASTKSQASEPYDVQSSTDDSEEDSYSVSLASSSIDSGTNLPQLLDASSVTASAHGNSPLANDRPSVSQHDAFPNVPQPVNNLSDALKNPVKTEQMLNKFLYHLRDVATVQAQQIRSNAGDLSMQADHVQLATGLQQFCTHLKIRDLRPRTEKQSWLGRTFHRLGRAFGTVKRRLVVVRTKISKWLRSHKKNNEKKKAPKVYSALKRMASRAWAHTKMVGKRVIAQIMRMLPLFFFLLNTVVLGFSISSVVVAPNPFSIIAVVCAVSNILSYAFSEGTRIRGVELTRSIASQSEFHQIELFGFVWADLKAEQDVADLSQIPGGESEGSEKETERSDSNVEAIKLSQDIDRDDSVPEEGLKASPASQTLEAVRRKMYENLKCNSEQKLRQKLKSDIKEAWRTQRWKRLNVIIFASLRLLLEYASLGVKSFLELFGSAWLWVLDHTLRKSVRQLRMFKLFGKVSVFGEKLFYFMQWWMMKARYYVEYADTIRDLVIFIVENTSKISLLLHGGLSLVGGTGGLIFLCVFLWKLSKPAWKLYLTDTALKTSSIHEKAAKEFMLCQKDYHNFLLGTRAIIGDENHRPAIELYLPQQQATELIFLMAYLERYKFPQATHRVGLLEGSNPMQQYVAYQRVTRLRDLMSRIPPESRGVLMSLFSELKRWDMARTADSLHSLIMNNLQHCAILYGRRDLAMLINKAITRYQADDLNKFPGGWVRFKSSEQRSLSRTLSFLVSNDPIVLNSPPILQRRIQAYLTSSQRSQMNSYQLNWLADTVISCAYQIIDKELLFTLDGNNDYSLDRATIRINNFPFFGHSDSRALKQQLKTFFTFFPVSVRSRPRRRHTGRRIPSVNAHLTVPSAEMNLLGRSRRSRSDSNLPALQMEKRTNCPVQEPAVEIDTTMRYIKLRFLTSTTSAAPPVAHQSPEEEGSLEAQSERAEADRLCAEMAARSVVHEQGSLRFKRDVRRTLFGLPDAVCAPMNFPGFVALSRLTDEFVNGGVTDEQFPEALSAGLDILVNEHSSLVLAFARMHQENEKLAKKANAEMHRRDNSGFNMDKKDSDHTSKATAPLLVHTSPSVSTKRERARVTVSSAVETDVPPELIQDAGDGRKSKQGTFDSSHKKRRSTHGKAPVTDVETASAFDLKEVQQFSQHISSLPQLTRLTRIVREEAFKHVVLQYVEELLPFSLTSVGFNREAMHHFTVILGIIQTAFRYQPWRLVEYIRDRLLSVHLRGQMNDAADVEETTQETQSTESQATGDRIRAAAEASEKRQARAAILDIVLQLFSESLARKIHGTLEREGSGTKPSFHHRVPLAFSTWHSGSFEKVYFFGKIGNFVQGQTFNQIKEIVTVEFQRCLEAVDVAIDRLERNKGRTSRGRRSRAPELLIQLFDSDSEEEFERKSEAIRSMQGRVQEELENFLVLRIGADEEEAAKSQRMIIRTDQTEGRPMIDEPVFDKNEVITFFKEGRKLVGDILQTNTDRMVRALRWGYWKEDHFGCLDLSLKGTNQLAVYLTEAFKLLLAAKTPKITKFWTRVRKRFGRIPRQEDVSASRLAEGLISRLRVLHQSGLDGTYGSIDLRYSYKTVNSEAWFSAELQSEQRPGPARTLSTAAFHSLPAGSTDDDEAAAAVTAPSRKPNDESPIVIS